The Kroppenstedtia pulmonis genome has a segment encoding these proteins:
- a CDS encoding kinase, with the protein MLVDPSNLAGAKGRGSSFGTFGELLQGVDDEGADFLVTFPVNRNSYAVFTVDVNQRKVTVIPSFKEKSRLLAEQVLKHYGIPFGGTLEITSDLPVGKGLASSSADLVATARALEDCLNLVLPQRLLDGFMEQIEPSDGVMYPGVVSFYHRKVKLREFLGPLPGLTVVGIDEGGEVDTIQFNRVPKPFSTVEKAEYKYLLEKMSAACRNRDLKTIGSLSTRSAVLNQKLRPKKLLEAVITQCREIGGLGVIVAHSGTCLGVLLNRSDPNYTSQLQQAVERLEKVGNEVDIYHSWSQPDSETEWFEEHRDTANRLAIADKS; encoded by the coding sequence TTGCTGGTAGATCCGAGTAATCTTGCAGGAGCAAAGGGAAGAGGAAGCTCCTTTGGAACTTTTGGTGAGTTGTTGCAGGGAGTCGATGATGAGGGAGCCGATTTTTTGGTTACCTTTCCGGTCAATCGAAACTCCTATGCGGTTTTTACCGTCGATGTCAATCAACGAAAGGTGACGGTGATACCGTCCTTTAAAGAAAAGTCCCGGTTGCTGGCGGAACAGGTTCTGAAACATTACGGGATTCCCTTTGGCGGGACTCTGGAAATTACAAGTGATTTGCCAGTAGGAAAAGGATTGGCCAGCTCTTCCGCTGACTTGGTCGCTACCGCCCGTGCTCTGGAGGATTGTTTGAATCTCGTGCTTCCACAGAGACTGTTGGATGGGTTCATGGAACAAATAGAACCATCTGATGGTGTCATGTATCCGGGCGTTGTTTCCTTTTATCATCGGAAGGTGAAGCTAAGGGAATTTTTGGGGCCCTTGCCGGGTTTAACAGTAGTGGGAATCGATGAAGGGGGGGAAGTGGATACCATTCAGTTTAATCGTGTTCCGAAGCCTTTTAGTACAGTGGAAAAAGCGGAATATAAATATCTTCTTGAAAAAATGAGCGCCGCTTGTCGAAACCGGGATTTAAAAACAATCGGTTCACTCTCTACCCGAAGTGCTGTATTGAATCAGAAACTTCGGCCCAAAAAGTTGCTGGAGGCTGTCATTACGCAGTGCAGAGAAATAGGAGGGTTGGGAGTCATTGTGGCCCATAGTGGAACTTGTCTGGGAGTTCTCCTCAACCGATCCGATCCGAATTACACGAGCCAGTTGCAACAGGCTGTAGAACGGTTAGAGAAAGTAGGCAATGAAGTTGATATATATCATTCCTGGAGTCAGCCTGATTCCGAAACAGAATGGTTTGAAGAGCATCGGGATACAGCAAACAGATTGGCTATAGCGGATAAATCGTGA
- a CDS encoding argininosuccinate lyase: MGENGRLALSGRISTHPDELLHEEVLKQQFDYELEHFLSHYIRIEKVLLLEYRSMNLIQEKEFREIAAVLEKITAESLTADPKSNMSDIAFAIECFVNQRLSRPVPAWHVDRSRNDMQACAQLMAGRKELLELADHLFAFFDSIHRLASRTVDMPMPGYTHYQIAQVITPGYYLAALCESTLNVLNQLLHVYDGINHSPLGSGAMAGQELEWDLGRMAERLGFDGPCRHALMGVASRDWRLRIGAELSQYSLTLSRFVSDLMIWGSSGYQMIDLPDELSGISSAMPQKKNFPVLERIRGRTGHITAYYVDLAMGQRNTPYTNLVETSKEGGTHFTTLCETMRSVLRLFTAVVEGLTFKEKRMESICQEDFIGGFTLANTLTLQFQIPYREAQVIVGKYITAAMEQGLSPQNPDAGLLAMIGKQAGYNIDMGKEAIQDCFDAKYNLYGKKSSNSAAPEAVNCLLKRQEQEIDEIYVCWEAHRERVEGAFRELQAACLKGA; the protein is encoded by the coding sequence ATGGGGGAAAACGGTAGGTTGGCGTTATCCGGGCGAATCAGCACCCATCCTGATGAACTGCTTCATGAGGAGGTTCTGAAACAGCAATTTGATTATGAACTGGAGCACTTTTTGTCACACTACATTCGGATTGAGAAAGTATTGCTCTTGGAATATCGCAGCATGAATTTAATTCAGGAGAAAGAGTTTCGGGAAATTGCTGCTGTTCTGGAAAAAATCACTGCAGAGTCTTTGACGGCGGATCCCAAGTCCAATATGTCGGATATTGCCTTTGCCATTGAGTGCTTTGTCAATCAGCGTCTCTCCCGGCCGGTTCCGGCTTGGCATGTAGATCGCAGCCGAAATGACATGCAAGCCTGTGCTCAATTGATGGCGGGACGGAAAGAATTATTGGAACTTGCGGATCATCTGTTTGCTTTTTTTGACAGTATCCATCGACTGGCAAGTCGGACTGTGGATATGCCCATGCCGGGGTATACCCATTATCAAATTGCTCAGGTGATAACCCCGGGATATTACTTGGCGGCCTTGTGTGAATCCACGTTAAATGTATTGAATCAACTGTTACATGTTTACGATGGGATCAATCACTCCCCTTTGGGTTCCGGAGCGATGGCCGGTCAGGAATTGGAGTGGGACTTGGGACGTATGGCAGAACGCCTTGGCTTTGACGGGCCATGCCGTCATGCCCTGATGGGAGTGGCTTCCAGGGATTGGCGGTTACGAATTGGTGCGGAATTGTCTCAGTACAGTCTGACTTTAAGCCGGTTTGTATCCGACTTGATGATTTGGGGAAGCAGCGGATATCAGATGATTGATTTGCCCGATGAGCTTTCAGGTATATCTTCTGCTATGCCACAAAAAAAGAACTTTCCCGTTTTGGAGCGCATCCGGGGCAGAACAGGGCATATTACGGCTTACTATGTGGACTTGGCGATGGGACAGCGAAACACTCCCTATACGAATTTGGTGGAAACTTCAAAGGAAGGAGGGACTCATTTTACCACTCTTTGCGAGACCATGCGTTCAGTACTCCGGCTTTTTACAGCTGTGGTGGAAGGTTTGACATTTAAGGAGAAGCGGATGGAATCCATTTGTCAAGAAGATTTTATAGGAGGGTTTACTCTGGCCAATACTCTCACCCTGCAGTTTCAGATTCCTTATCGTGAAGCACAGGTTATCGTCGGAAAATATATTACCGCCGCCATGGAACAAGGACTTTCTCCACAGAATCCCGATGCGGGTTTGCTGGCGATGATCGGCAAACAGGCAGGCTATAACATTGATATGGGGAAAGAAGCCATCCAGGATTGCTTCGATGCCAAGTATAATCTGTATGGAAAAAAGTCCTCCAACTCTGCAGCACCCGAGGCCGTCAACTGTCTGCTGAAACGGCAGGAGCAAGAAATTGACGAGATTTATGTCTGTTGGGAAGCACATCGGGAAAGGGTGGAGGGTGCATTCCGGGAGTTACAGGCGGCATGTTTAAAGGGTGCGTAA
- a CDS encoding non-ribosomal peptide synthetase: MAAEGLNSKLYLLPASYAQERMWILDRLEPESTTYNIPFALMLKGKLNVELLHDSLKEMVKRHEVLRTAFSLQQGKPMQVVAEFMDIPLPVVAVTGETAEEREKWAFQSMKKEANKPFDLTQAPLFSAKLYVLGKDQHVLFINVHHIIFDGWSVDILIRDLTRLYEDRVAGQVSTLAELPVQYADYAHWQKEWLEEGETESQLVYWKEQLAGELPRLQLPTDRPRPAKQSFHGAIESFTLSPEVAKGLRDLSRREGTTLFMTLLAGFQVLMHRYSGQTDLLVGTPVANRNDRDLEEVIGLFVNTLVLRTDLSESPTFRQLLHRVRKVCLDAYAHQDLPFEKLVEYLQPERDMSHNPLFQVMFSFQEGEQNSIPVGSDLLLEVVKIDNDTAKFDLGLFMTEQNGTLTGGFEYNTDLYDAQTIRQMAGHLTALLESAAFQPDTSISHLSYLTESERNWLMEEVNQTASEYPDLCFHHLFEEQVSRTPDAVAVSFGDREMTYRELDQCAEGLAAYLRSKGVGREELVGIHLEQSPDRLVGMLGIWKAGGAYLPLDPAYPVERLKYMVQDSGIRWILTTDTELWGDHPAVELVQMDRDWMSETENEQGPRNREGDPNRLAYVIYTSGSTGLPKGVAVEQRALVNHMTWFQREYPLNENDRVLQMTAFGFDASLLEWCAPLVAGARLVLPECSSPLHPDALVTTIREKKITRVQLVASLWRLLLNHPRIGECNSLRQAICGGESLTPSLQERFFSLLDAELIHLYGPTETCIDATHWRCFPEKDVTRIPIGRPIANAKVYVLDEHRQLVPPGVAGELYIGGAGLARGYLNRPDLTEQAFVSHPFSDDTKARLYKSGDRVCYRRDGSLEFLGRMDRQVKVRGFRIEPGEVEQILTGHASVKEAVVRVYDGSLIAYIVPEKLGEMSAEGLKAYLQDFLPPYMVPTHLLQVDTLPLTPNGKLDHRSLPVPDTVHRQKEEKMARDRLELEMVQIWKELLGVPSVGVQDNFFDIGGHSLKGIELVEMIRQQFSVDLSLSVLFRKQTVTELCDYIRNAGSSFTTNLIRIQEGTEDSSPLILFHPGGGGAMCYVHLAKALGQEKRVYGFQATGYESDVPPLSSISEMADCYYRELRENIPKGPYHLAGWSLGGTLAVEVARRLEAAGELVEFIGLLDAHAFDYRQEDTPGRKDPLDAWAESLGMPEEERIVAEETTKLKWIWVHLQEAGMLPEGVGLETVRRYLKVMNANREASESYRFSTPIASDLYLFQAEDLSTVNPLPKVDPGKWRERTQGRVHVIPVKGNHHVLMESPYVEQLAEKIKDTFATISCLTDIDPWKKDRQRIFQ, from the coding sequence TTGGCGGCTGAAGGGTTAAATTCAAAGTTATATCTTCTACCTGCATCCTATGCCCAGGAACGGATGTGGATCTTAGACAGGCTGGAACCTGAAAGTACCACTTATAATATCCCCTTTGCCTTGATGTTGAAAGGGAAATTGAATGTAGAACTATTACACGACAGTTTAAAGGAAATGGTGAAAAGGCATGAGGTACTGCGAACGGCTTTTTCACTTCAGCAAGGTAAGCCGATGCAAGTGGTAGCGGAGTTTATGGATATCCCCCTTCCCGTTGTCGCAGTGACGGGGGAAACAGCGGAGGAACGGGAAAAATGGGCTTTTCAATCTATGAAGAAGGAAGCGAATAAACCCTTTGACTTAACACAGGCCCCCTTATTTTCTGCAAAACTTTATGTTTTGGGAAAAGATCAGCATGTATTGTTTATCAATGTCCATCACATTATTTTTGACGGCTGGTCGGTGGATATCCTGATCCGGGATTTGACCCGGTTGTATGAAGACCGGGTGGCGGGGCAAGTTTCCACTTTGGCAGAGTTGCCCGTTCAATATGCCGATTATGCTCATTGGCAAAAGGAGTGGTTGGAGGAGGGAGAGACAGAATCACAGTTGGTTTATTGGAAAGAGCAATTGGCCGGGGAACTTCCCCGGCTGCAATTGCCCACTGATCGACCTCGACCGGCTAAACAGAGTTTTCACGGTGCCATAGAATCTTTTACCCTTTCCCCTGAGGTGGCCAAGGGATTGCGGGATCTAAGCCGGCGGGAAGGGACGACTCTTTTTATGACCTTACTGGCAGGCTTTCAAGTATTGATGCACCGGTATTCGGGGCAAACGGACTTACTGGTTGGTACTCCGGTTGCCAACAGGAACGACAGGGATCTGGAGGAAGTGATCGGTCTCTTCGTCAATACCCTGGTTTTGCGGACGGATTTGTCTGAATCCCCTACGTTTCGGCAACTATTACACCGGGTACGTAAGGTTTGTCTTGATGCATATGCCCATCAGGATCTGCCCTTTGAAAAATTGGTGGAATACTTGCAACCGGAACGGGATATGAGTCACAATCCACTTTTTCAGGTCATGTTTTCATTTCAGGAAGGGGAACAAAATTCGATACCCGTCGGTTCGGATCTCCTGCTGGAAGTGGTCAAAATTGACAACGACACGGCAAAGTTTGATTTGGGTCTGTTTATGACGGAACAAAATGGAACATTGACAGGTGGATTTGAGTATAACACCGACTTGTATGATGCTCAGACGATTCGCCAGATGGCTGGACACTTAACTGCTCTTTTGGAGAGTGCGGCATTTCAGCCAGACACATCGATTTCCCATCTTTCTTACTTAACGGAGTCAGAACGGAATTGGCTCATGGAGGAAGTCAACCAGACGGCTTCTGAGTATCCGGATCTTTGCTTCCATCACCTGTTTGAGGAACAGGTTTCCCGTACGCCGGATGCAGTGGCGGTTTCTTTTGGCGACAGGGAGATGACGTACCGGGAATTGGATCAGTGTGCAGAGGGTTTGGCTGCATACCTGAGAAGCAAAGGGGTCGGTCGGGAAGAATTGGTTGGGATTCATCTCGAGCAATCTCCGGACCGATTGGTGGGGATGTTGGGAATCTGGAAAGCGGGAGGAGCTTATCTTCCCCTGGATCCTGCTTATCCCGTTGAAAGGTTGAAGTATATGGTTCAAGATTCCGGGATTCGTTGGATTCTGACCACAGACACAGAATTATGGGGAGATCATCCAGCTGTTGAACTTGTGCAGATGGATCGGGACTGGATGTCAGAAACTGAGAACGAACAGGGCCCAAGGAACAGAGAAGGAGATCCGAACCGTTTGGCTTATGTGATCTACACTTCCGGTTCTACGGGTCTGCCAAAGGGAGTAGCGGTGGAACAGCGGGCCTTGGTCAATCATATGACTTGGTTCCAGAGGGAATATCCGTTAAACGAAAATGACCGGGTTCTGCAAATGACTGCATTCGGATTTGACGCTTCTCTCCTGGAGTGGTGTGCTCCTTTGGTTGCCGGAGCCCGGCTTGTTTTACCCGAGTGTTCTTCTCCCCTGCATCCGGATGCCTTGGTAACGACTATTCGGGAAAAGAAAATTACCCGGGTTCAGTTGGTGGCCTCCCTTTGGCGTCTTCTTTTGAATCATCCGCGTATAGGAGAATGCAACAGTCTTCGTCAAGCTATTTGTGGGGGGGAATCGTTGACACCGTCTTTGCAGGAACGATTTTTCTCATTACTGGATGCAGAATTGATTCATCTCTACGGACCCACAGAAACCTGTATTGATGCGACACATTGGCGGTGTTTTCCGGAGAAGGATGTAACCCGTATTCCCATTGGACGTCCCATCGCCAATGCAAAGGTGTATGTGTTGGATGAGCATCGCCAGCTTGTTCCTCCAGGCGTTGCCGGTGAACTGTATATTGGTGGAGCTGGATTGGCCAGAGGGTATCTGAATCGTCCGGATTTGACGGAACAAGCTTTCGTCTCCCATCCTTTTTCCGATGATACCAAAGCCCGATTGTACAAAAGCGGGGATCGGGTGTGTTACCGAAGAGATGGAAGCTTGGAGTTTCTCGGTCGGATGGACCGACAAGTTAAAGTGCGAGGTTTCCGCATCGAACCGGGGGAAGTGGAACAAATTTTAACGGGACATGCATCGGTGAAGGAAGCCGTTGTACGGGTGTATGACGGATCTTTGATCGCCTATATTGTACCGGAGAAGTTGGGAGAGATGTCTGCGGAAGGGTTGAAAGCATATCTGCAGGATTTCTTACCCCCATACATGGTTCCCACTCATCTATTGCAGGTGGATACCCTGCCTCTGACCCCAAACGGGAAGTTGGACCATCGCTCTCTTCCGGTACCGGACACAGTTCACCGACAAAAAGAAGAAAAAATGGCACGGGATCGGCTGGAGCTGGAAATGGTACAGATTTGGAAGGAACTCCTTGGTGTTCCTTCCGTAGGGGTTCAGGACAACTTCTTTGATATCGGGGGTCATTCTCTCAAAGGGATAGAGCTGGTGGAGATGATCCGCCAACAGTTTTCGGTGGATTTGTCCCTGTCTGTTTTATTCCGTAAGCAGACTGTAACGGAACTATGTGATTACATCCGAAATGCCGGTTCCTCTTTTACAACCAACCTGATCCGCATCCAGGAAGGGACAGAGGATTCCTCTCCTCTGATTTTATTCCATCCCGGAGGCGGTGGAGCCATGTGTTATGTTCACTTGGCAAAGGCGCTGGGACAAGAGAAGAGGGTGTACGGTTTCCAGGCGACGGGATATGAAAGTGATGTTCCTCCTCTTTCTTCCATATCTGAAATGGCGGATTGTTATTACAGGGAGTTACGCGAAAATATTCCAAAGGGTCCTTATCATTTGGCTGGATGGTCCCTGGGCGGAACGCTGGCTGTTGAAGTGGCCCGGCGTTTGGAAGCAGCAGGGGAGTTGGTGGAGTTTATTGGATTGTTGGATGCCCATGCCTTTGATTACAGGCAGGAGGATACACCGGGACGAAAGGATCCTTTGGATGCATGGGCGGAATCATTGGGTATGCCGGAGGAAGAACGGATTGTGGCGGAGGAGACAACCAAATTGAAATGGATTTGGGTTCATTTGCAGGAAGCGGGAATGTTGCCTGAAGGTGTCGGACTGGAAACGGTTCGTCGCTATCTGAAAGTCATGAATGCCAACCGGGAGGCCAGTGAGTCATATCGTTTTTCCACTCCGATTGCTTCCGATTTGTATCTGTTTCAAGCTGAAGATCTTTCTACTGTGAATCCCCTTCCCAAAGTGGACCCTGGTAAATGGCGGGAGCGTACGCAAGGTCGGGTTCATGTGATTCCGGTTAAGGGAAATCATCATGTTTTGATGGAGTCTCCTTATGTGGAGCAGTTGGCGGAAAAAATAAAGGACACTTTTGCGACGATCAGTTGTCTGACAGATATCGATCCATGGAAGAAAGACAGACAAAGGATCTTTCAATAG